The following are from one region of the Actinoplanes sp. L3-i22 genome:
- a CDS encoding TetR/AcrR family transcriptional regulator — translation MGDDMTESAAVPALSGTQVAILAAYAELIEELGSDDVSNRVIARRAGIAERTVFRNYPTRVDLLLATAAWIEATVFAREESHSIFDIPLAIRDAMQRYDARPELAHVVAETAMRGVSGAAPSPGRAQLERLLDAEVSSLDAAQRRAVIAALSHLDSVGAWVTFRREFGMDRRDIADAAAWAAEAVLDSIRDRVAP, via the coding sequence GTGGGCGACGACATGACCGAGTCGGCGGCTGTCCCCGCCCTGAGCGGCACACAAGTGGCGATCCTCGCCGCCTACGCCGAACTGATCGAGGAGCTCGGCAGCGACGACGTGTCGAACCGGGTCATCGCGCGCCGGGCCGGCATCGCCGAGCGCACGGTGTTCCGCAACTACCCCACGCGGGTCGACCTGCTGCTGGCGACCGCGGCGTGGATCGAGGCGACGGTGTTCGCGCGCGAGGAGTCGCACTCGATCTTCGACATCCCCCTCGCGATCCGCGACGCGATGCAACGGTACGACGCACGGCCGGAACTCGCGCACGTCGTCGCCGAGACGGCGATGCGCGGCGTGAGCGGCGCGGCGCCGTCTCCTGGCCGGGCGCAGCTCGAGCGGCTGCTGGATGCCGAGGTGTCATCCCTCGACGCGGCGCAGCGCAGAGCGGTCATCGCGGCACTGTCGCACCTCGACTCCGTCGGGGCCTGGGTGACATTCCGCCGCGAGTTCGGGATGGACCGGCGAGACATCGCCGACGCCGCCGCATGGGCGGCAGAGGCGGTGCTCGACAGCATCCGCGACCGCGTCGCCCCGTAA
- a CDS encoding AAA domain-containing protein yields the protein MPDWRDFVCSALDFWINAEGGPNRVGRPLRIGRAHPLEPGWFSVDIRGLRFSGIDQIESLRLAGPGGLETGPSYAVLEAVQEGEAVRFRVPEFIDLAEPQLWQSKQPPTRLLVKLKEGIAGLREAGLAHDLAAGRLTAAPSHPPHVSGFTPAQDAARAACLGRGVHLVWGPPGTGKTRVLTEAIDALVRGGKRVLLVSSTNIAVDNALLGAVRSKRHQHGHLLRVGPPHHPEVLEHPDVCLPFLVEQRLATVSQERSKIEQRLVLIRKERTELARLENELAGFDADAYHRARSAAAAVASVPQLAANLAAEKEASHVAHARLANATTTRDAAEGHWRDLDAARRAYTEIDRLDQEITELVAAADGQAARALQASHAANLIQAEIRDLSDGRRFPRFRDRGRLKKLVSDEEQARTRAHDADLSAREAKELVDRQQHRARVRIEQLTTAAGYSRADIRAAQASLLGARQELEKTATIADETTSRMDAAQQRLLAAEAASPTEAQRTLLAEAEQRDLVTLDAKMRVLRTRLSASEGDWSRLEAEYARVQEQYARLSRDAEGEIIREAHLVATTLARLRTSKPLMDGPYDVVLVDEVGAANIPEVLLAVSRATQAAVMFGDFMQLGAIIDNAEVGKADRADVKKWLIPDVFAHCGISSAEDAERHPGCTMLNVQHRFGPQIMGLANAIAYDGRLKPGESIRSHVESDPEILVVDVDDLGEIGRVRSDGRFKGWWPAGALLARVLSDFHQSRGERTGIVTPYGRQVEATLEALRDHETGTTLVTEVGTAHRFQGREFPIVVFDTVEDEYDSRWMAEANRTKSAFLRDGIRLFNVAITRTQHRLYLIASLRRIEAAAADTPFGHLAELVRQKQARVIRANCLVTPTTTPEDDLAYLAGSFTGELAELLAQHVRVEDIHDERTFYEVFADHIASARQSIWLWAPWTTTRVRSVLPLLRAAVDRGVRITLFVRDPGDKVQREPEHQGFLADLRAVLHTVVEVNVMHQKIAVIDEQTTLLGSLNVLSQRWTREVMVAMRGSHFARKLLEHENAAIFSHQPPCGVCGSPQVDLRRRHNGIWYWRCYADTCPKWTPTGRGRWTQDIDLSSKSAPKKASSQRANKRS from the coding sequence TTGCCGGACTGGCGTGACTTTGTGTGTAGTGCGCTTGACTTCTGGATCAACGCGGAAGGCGGACCGAACCGGGTAGGTAGACCGCTGCGGATCGGCCGGGCTCACCCCTTGGAGCCGGGCTGGTTCTCGGTCGATATACGGGGATTGCGGTTTAGCGGTATCGACCAAATCGAGTCGCTTCGGCTGGCCGGACCGGGCGGCTTGGAGACCGGGCCCTCATATGCGGTGCTGGAGGCCGTGCAGGAGGGAGAAGCGGTACGGTTTCGGGTTCCCGAGTTCATCGATCTCGCCGAGCCGCAGCTTTGGCAGAGCAAACAGCCGCCCACCCGGCTCCTCGTGAAGCTGAAGGAGGGCATCGCCGGGCTGCGCGAAGCCGGTCTGGCACATGATCTCGCAGCGGGACGACTCACCGCGGCGCCGAGTCATCCGCCTCACGTCAGCGGGTTCACTCCGGCCCAGGACGCCGCACGCGCAGCATGTCTGGGCCGCGGGGTCCATCTCGTGTGGGGTCCTCCCGGGACGGGAAAGACTCGCGTGCTCACCGAGGCGATAGATGCCCTGGTCCGAGGCGGCAAACGGGTCTTGCTGGTGTCCTCGACCAACATCGCCGTGGACAACGCTCTACTCGGCGCGGTACGGAGCAAGCGACATCAGCATGGCCATCTGTTGCGTGTCGGCCCGCCTCACCATCCGGAAGTTCTCGAACATCCCGATGTCTGTCTGCCGTTCCTGGTCGAGCAGCGGCTGGCGACGGTCAGCCAGGAACGATCCAAGATCGAGCAACGCCTGGTGCTGATCCGCAAGGAGCGCACTGAATTGGCCCGGCTGGAGAACGAGCTTGCCGGCTTTGACGCAGACGCCTACCACCGAGCAAGGAGCGCCGCAGCTGCCGTGGCCTCGGTACCTCAGTTAGCAGCCAACTTGGCCGCGGAAAAGGAAGCTTCGCACGTCGCCCATGCCCGTCTGGCGAACGCAACGACGACTCGCGACGCCGCGGAGGGCCACTGGCGTGATCTTGACGCAGCTCGCCGGGCCTATACCGAAATCGACCGGCTCGATCAAGAGATCACCGAGCTCGTTGCGGCAGCCGACGGTCAGGCCGCACGCGCCCTGCAGGCGAGTCATGCCGCGAATCTGATCCAAGCCGAAATCCGCGACCTCAGCGACGGGCGGCGCTTTCCCCGGTTTCGCGATCGCGGCCGGCTGAAGAAGCTGGTATCCGATGAGGAACAGGCCAGAACGCGGGCGCATGACGCCGATCTGAGTGCACGCGAAGCGAAGGAACTCGTCGACCGTCAACAACACCGAGCTCGGGTTCGGATCGAGCAGTTGACCACTGCGGCCGGCTACAGCCGGGCGGACATTCGAGCGGCGCAGGCTTCCTTGCTGGGCGCGCGCCAAGAGTTGGAGAAAACGGCCACGATCGCCGATGAGACCACGTCTCGTATGGATGCCGCACAGCAGCGTCTGCTTGCAGCCGAGGCCGCATCACCGACTGAAGCACAACGCACCTTGCTCGCCGAGGCGGAACAACGTGACCTGGTGACCCTCGACGCGAAGATGCGAGTCTTGCGTACCCGGCTCAGTGCTTCCGAAGGTGATTGGAGCCGCCTGGAAGCCGAGTATGCCAGGGTGCAGGAGCAATACGCCCGGTTGAGCCGCGACGCCGAAGGCGAGATCATCCGCGAAGCTCACCTGGTCGCCACCACCCTCGCCCGATTGCGCACCAGCAAACCGCTGATGGACGGGCCGTACGATGTCGTGCTGGTCGACGAGGTCGGCGCCGCGAATATTCCCGAGGTACTGCTCGCGGTATCCCGCGCCACCCAGGCGGCCGTCATGTTCGGCGATTTCATGCAGCTCGGCGCCATCATCGACAACGCAGAGGTCGGCAAAGCTGACCGGGCGGACGTGAAGAAGTGGCTGATCCCGGATGTCTTCGCGCACTGCGGAATCTCCTCAGCGGAAGACGCCGAGCGCCATCCAGGGTGCACCATGCTCAACGTCCAACACCGCTTCGGGCCGCAGATCATGGGCTTGGCCAACGCGATCGCCTACGACGGCCGCCTGAAGCCCGGCGAGTCAATCCGTTCGCACGTCGAGAGCGATCCGGAAATCTTGGTCGTTGACGTCGATGACCTCGGTGAGATTGGCCGTGTACGAAGTGATGGGCGGTTCAAAGGATGGTGGCCAGCCGGTGCGCTGCTCGCTCGTGTCCTTTCCGACTTTCATCAGAGTCGAGGAGAGCGTACGGGCATCGTGACCCCGTACGGCCGGCAGGTCGAGGCGACATTGGAAGCGCTTCGTGACCACGAGACCGGAACAACCCTGGTGACCGAAGTCGGTACCGCGCACCGTTTTCAGGGACGCGAGTTCCCGATCGTCGTCTTCGACACGGTCGAGGACGAGTACGACAGTCGCTGGATGGCCGAGGCCAACCGCACCAAGAGCGCCTTCCTGCGTGACGGTATCCGGCTCTTCAACGTCGCGATCACCCGTACTCAGCACCGTCTCTACCTGATCGCTAGCCTGAGGCGGATCGAGGCCGCTGCAGCGGACACGCCCTTCGGCCACCTCGCCGAACTCGTCAGGCAGAAACAGGCCCGGGTCATCCGCGCCAACTGTCTGGTTACCCCGACGACTACCCCGGAGGACGATCTGGCGTACCTCGCCGGGAGCTTCACGGGCGAGCTGGCCGAACTGCTGGCACAGCACGTCCGCGTCGAGGATATTCACGACGAGCGGACGTTCTACGAGGTGTTCGCCGATCACATCGCATCAGCGCGACAGTCGATCTGGCTATGGGCACCGTGGACCACTACCCGCGTGCGGTCTGTTCTGCCGCTGTTGCGCGCGGCCGTCGATCGCGGCGTCCGTATCACCCTTTTCGTACGGGATCCGGGCGACAAGGTGCAGCGCGAACCTGAGCACCAAGGGTTCTTGGCCGACCTGCGAGCCGTACTTCACACGGTCGTCGAGGTCAACGTCATGCACCAGAAGATTGCCGTCATCGACGAACAGACAACGCTGCTCGGCAGCCTGAATGTCCTGTCACAGCGGTGGACCCGCGAGGTGATGGTGGCAATGCGTGGCTCACATTTCGCGCGGAAACTGCTCGAACATGAAAACGCTGCCATCTTCTCTCACCAGCCACCCTGCGGTGTCTGCGGCAGCCCTCAAGTCGATCTTCGCCGACGGCATAACGGAATCTGGTACTGGCGCTGCTACGCGGACACCTGCCCGAAATGGACCCCTACTGGGCGAGGTCGATGGACACAGGACATCGACCTCAGCTCGAAGTCAGCACCCAAGAAAGCCTCGTCTCAGCGAGCCAACAAGCGCAGCTGA
- a CDS encoding ATP-binding cassette domain-containing protein: MLELTDIEAGYGRTQVLHGVTVPSGKVVAVLGHNGAGKTTLLRLAIGLIKPSKGRVLFDGEDITSLAPNRRVARGMAYVPQGQQSFGDLTTLENLQLVADGRRGGKGLIDAQMARFPALEQFATRKAGLLSGGQRQQLAIARALITEPKLLILDEPTEGIQPTIVAEIEQTIVQLAADGINVLLVEQHIGFALEAAEHYVVLASGFVTQTGEGGKAATSTVRAAMAI; encoded by the coding sequence ATGCTGGAGCTCACCGACATCGAGGCCGGCTACGGGCGCACTCAGGTGCTGCACGGCGTGACGGTGCCGTCCGGCAAGGTCGTCGCCGTGCTCGGCCACAACGGCGCCGGCAAGACGACCCTGCTGCGTCTCGCGATCGGCCTCATCAAGCCGTCGAAGGGCCGCGTGTTGTTCGACGGCGAGGACATCACGTCACTCGCCCCCAACCGGCGCGTCGCTCGCGGCATGGCGTACGTGCCGCAGGGCCAGCAGTCGTTCGGCGACCTCACGACGCTGGAGAATCTCCAGCTCGTCGCCGACGGGCGCCGGGGCGGCAAGGGCCTCATCGACGCGCAGATGGCTCGCTTCCCCGCACTGGAGCAGTTCGCCACCCGGAAGGCGGGCCTGCTCTCCGGCGGGCAGCGTCAGCAGCTCGCGATCGCCCGCGCCCTCATCACCGAGCCGAAGCTGCTCATCCTCGACGAGCCGACCGAGGGCATCCAGCCCACGATCGTCGCCGAGATCGAGCAGACCATCGTGCAGCTGGCCGCCGACGGCATCAACGTGCTGCTCGTCGAACAGCACATCGGCTTCGCCCTCGAGGCCGCCGAGCACTACGTCGTGCTCGCCTCGGGCTTCGTCACCCAGACCGGAGAGGGAGGCAAGGCCGCCACCTCCACCGTGCGAGCCGCCATGGCGATCTGA
- a CDS encoding TetR/AcrR family transcriptional regulator translates to MEEPVDTATAILASAAVLLRERTFDDISYRALADEVGISERTIYRQYPTRAHLLAALSNWIEQTCFPLPPFVTVSDFRAAVHERFRAFDASPAYAYVGARASAISPTLDAEPAYITRAIEAMLDVAAPTLNQRDRRRVAASLRYFSSAMFWARLRTGFDLDADEICDAFDRAVGSVLARLLDTTWATT, encoded by the coding sequence ATGGAGGAGCCGGTCGACACGGCGACCGCGATTCTCGCGAGCGCCGCGGTGCTGCTGCGCGAGCGCACCTTCGACGACATCTCCTATCGTGCCCTCGCCGACGAGGTGGGCATCTCGGAACGCACGATCTACCGCCAATACCCGACGCGCGCGCACCTGCTCGCCGCACTCTCGAACTGGATCGAGCAGACCTGCTTCCCGCTGCCGCCGTTCGTGACGGTGTCCGACTTCCGCGCCGCCGTACACGAGCGCTTCCGCGCCTTCGACGCGTCGCCCGCGTACGCCTACGTCGGCGCACGGGCGTCCGCGATCTCGCCGACGCTCGATGCCGAGCCCGCCTACATCACGCGTGCGATCGAGGCGATGCTCGACGTGGCGGCGCCGACACTCAACCAGCGGGATCGCCGGCGGGTCGCGGCATCCCTGCGCTACTTCTCGTCGGCGATGTTCTGGGCACGCCTGCGCACGGGCTTCGACCTGGACGCCGACGAGATCTGCGACGCGTTCGACCGCGCCGTGGGCAGCGTGCTGGCCAGGCTGCTCGACACGACGTGGGCGACGACATGA
- a CDS encoding YbaB/EbfC family nucleoid-associated protein — protein MNGVDAAEEWLDSWVAGVDAQASRTVELSRRVVTLTGTASSRDGSITAVVGSSGQLQSLIISDQALQTTGAELSRKIMALTRQAQAQLPEQVTEQVRRTVGLDTETGQAVIHSYEARFPAPPDEQPRDRRAW, from the coding sequence GTGAATGGCGTCGATGCGGCCGAAGAGTGGCTGGACTCGTGGGTGGCCGGAGTAGATGCGCAGGCCTCCCGCACCGTGGAGTTGTCGAGGCGGGTGGTCACGTTGACCGGCACGGCAAGCAGCCGGGACGGCTCGATCACCGCCGTGGTCGGGTCCTCCGGTCAGCTTCAGTCCCTCATCATCAGCGACCAGGCACTACAGACGACCGGCGCGGAACTCAGCCGGAAGATCATGGCGCTCACCCGGCAAGCGCAGGCACAACTGCCGGAACAGGTCACTGAACAGGTACGCCGAACCGTCGGGCTGGACACCGAGACCGGGCAGGCAGTGATCCACTCCTACGAGGCCCGCTTCCCCGCTCCGCCGGACGAGCAGCCCCGCGACCGCCGTGCCTGGTGA
- the urtD gene encoding urea ABC transporter ATP-binding protein UrtD, which produces MTDDSLVVTDLRVEFSGFVAVGGVSFDAHPGEVRFLIGPNGAGKTTCIDAITGLSKGTGSARLGDKELLGKQVHKIVRLGVGRTFQTASVFDELSVLQNLDIAAGRHRSSAALLRARRGVDPSIEHALEETGLTGELATPAGILSHGQKQWLEIAMLLVQDAKVLLLDEPVAGMSQDERTATGELLQRVAAKRIVLVVEHDMDFMRRFATRVTVLHQGKVLSQGTVAEVQADPKVQEVYLGTAGAATTAAMAVVPEPVAAGTQKLTED; this is translated from the coding sequence ATGACCGATGATTCGCTCGTTGTCACCGACCTACGCGTCGAGTTCTCGGGCTTCGTCGCGGTCGGCGGCGTCTCCTTCGACGCTCATCCCGGCGAGGTCCGATTCCTCATCGGCCCGAACGGCGCCGGCAAAACGACCTGCATCGACGCCATCACCGGGCTGTCCAAGGGCACCGGGTCGGCCCGGCTCGGCGACAAAGAGCTGCTCGGCAAGCAGGTGCACAAGATCGTCCGCCTGGGGGTCGGCCGCACCTTCCAGACCGCGAGCGTCTTCGACGAGCTCTCGGTGCTGCAGAACCTGGACATCGCCGCCGGACGCCACCGGTCCTCGGCCGCGCTGCTGCGGGCCCGGCGCGGCGTCGACCCGTCGATCGAGCACGCGCTGGAGGAGACCGGACTCACCGGCGAGCTGGCCACGCCGGCCGGCATCCTGTCGCACGGCCAGAAGCAGTGGCTGGAGATCGCGATGCTGCTCGTGCAGGACGCGAAGGTGCTGCTGCTCGACGAGCCCGTCGCCGGCATGAGCCAGGACGAGCGCACCGCGACCGGCGAGCTCCTGCAGCGCGTCGCGGCGAAGCGCATCGTGCTCGTGGTCGAGCACGACATGGACTTCATGCGCCGCTTCGCCACCCGCGTGACGGTGCTGCACCAGGGCAAGGTGCTGTCGCAGGGCACGGTGGCCGAGGTTCAGGCCGATCCCAAGGTGCAGGAGGTCTACCTCGGCACCGCGGGCGCCGCCACCACGGCCGCCATGGCGGTCGTGCCCGAACCTGTGGCGGCCGGGACGCAGAAGCTGACGGAGGACTGA
- a CDS encoding type VII secretion target: MPGESLRFSADDVQRHAASTDLIADAIEQSRSAVHEVTMDGQAYGQLCQFLPSLLSPIFALAASALAETGESLRETAHKLRTAVTDITDTDASAADGIRHTVRSDGESGSSPS; encoded by the coding sequence GTGCCTGGTGAATCCCTCCGGTTCTCCGCCGACGACGTGCAGCGCCATGCCGCGAGCACGGATCTGATCGCCGATGCCATCGAGCAAAGTCGGTCCGCCGTGCACGAGGTCACCATGGACGGCCAAGCGTACGGCCAGCTGTGTCAATTCCTACCCAGCCTGTTGAGCCCGATCTTCGCCCTGGCCGCCAGTGCGCTCGCCGAGACCGGCGAATCGCTACGAGAAACCGCACACAAACTGCGAACGGCTGTCACCGACATCACCGATACCGATGCCTCGGCCGCCGACGGCATCCGTCATACCGTCAGATCCGACGGCGAATCCGGATCCAGCCCGTCGTGA
- a CDS encoding DUF1707 domain-containing protein — translation MNGRRISYFDPASGEPVVVEDAGPTARTAQKLVTERDKQHVTARLSDRVAANEITVDEAAAMTAGVLSARTRGDLASVLKIDVTDLKVAPPRPGDLLLLAIGFVLMVAAFSIADGTPSVLSMTPGLVLAGSAVYRLNPDMERGARVVLGVIAALALLCPVSVVGVLI, via the coding sequence GTGAACGGCCGTCGGATTTCCTATTTCGATCCCGCCTCGGGCGAGCCCGTGGTGGTCGAGGACGCCGGACCCACCGCCCGGACCGCCCAAAAGCTGGTCACCGAGCGGGACAAACAGCACGTCACGGCTAGACTGTCCGATCGGGTTGCTGCCAACGAGATCACGGTCGACGAGGCGGCCGCGATGACGGCGGGCGTGTTGTCTGCCCGTACACGAGGGGACCTGGCCAGCGTACTTAAGATCGATGTGACCGATCTGAAGGTCGCGCCGCCGCGCCCTGGCGACCTGTTGCTGCTGGCAATCGGTTTTGTCCTCATGGTGGCGGCATTCAGTATTGCCGATGGCACGCCGTCCGTCCTCTCGATGACTCCCGGACTGGTCCTCGCGGGATCGGCGGTGTATCGACTCAACCCGGACATGGAACGTGGGGCGAGGGTCGTGTTAGGCGTGATTGCCGCCCTGGCCTTGCTCTGTCCCGTCAGTGTCGTAGGGGTGCTGATCTAG
- a CDS encoding WXG100 family type VII secretion target produces MTTNPLVAQSTESTTRYTGLGLVEDAADISNGIRNHSWVDPTLGGIGAGLDMLSLAVDPLGTLVSWGVAWLMEHVKPLKEALDWLAGNADEVAAHAATWSNVAAFTEQARQQYVDRLRTEVAGWFGAAGDAYREHADAHLNVMDALATAAQGISYAVEGAGLLVALVRGIVRDLIADFIGTLAVRLPQWLAEEGLTLGIASPVVAGQVATLVSKWVNKIQHFVRALLNSLRRLHPMLDRLSEIFTNLRARTHDLARSEPTAPAPKEHQQYFHHSEADPLARWGPARQTHPGEWDDAVREAEAAGVEITFRSGGLAYGPSPSPGRPGVLILDPDASYGALLHEMQHMRDDQAAGWAGMRGWFEDPHVRYANEVHAYEQEIRYAESIGDQDSVSKLKDLVHEEYRKIFGEEP; encoded by the coding sequence GTGACCACCAACCCGCTTGTGGCTCAGAGCACCGAATCGACAACCCGGTACACCGGCCTCGGCCTCGTAGAGGACGCCGCCGACATCTCCAACGGCATCCGTAACCACAGCTGGGTCGATCCCACCCTCGGCGGTATCGGCGCGGGCCTCGACATGCTGTCGCTGGCGGTCGACCCGTTGGGAACATTGGTCTCCTGGGGCGTCGCCTGGCTGATGGAACACGTCAAACCCCTCAAGGAGGCTCTCGACTGGCTCGCGGGCAATGCCGACGAAGTCGCCGCACATGCCGCTACCTGGTCCAACGTCGCCGCGTTCACCGAACAAGCCCGCCAGCAGTACGTCGACCGGCTCCGGACCGAGGTCGCCGGCTGGTTCGGCGCTGCCGGAGATGCCTACCGCGAGCACGCCGACGCCCACCTGAACGTCATGGATGCCCTGGCGACCGCAGCGCAAGGCATCTCGTATGCCGTGGAAGGCGCCGGTCTGCTCGTCGCGCTGGTCCGCGGCATCGTCCGCGACCTGATCGCCGATTTCATCGGAACCCTCGCCGTTCGGTTACCCCAGTGGCTCGCAGAGGAAGGACTCACTCTCGGCATCGCCAGCCCTGTGGTCGCCGGTCAGGTCGCCACCCTCGTCAGCAAGTGGGTCAACAAGATCCAGCACTTCGTTCGTGCCCTGCTCAACAGCCTGCGCCGGCTCCACCCCATGCTCGACAGGCTGAGCGAGATCTTTACCAATCTGCGCGCCCGCACCCATGATCTTGCCCGTTCCGAACCCACTGCTCCAGCTCCGAAGGAGCACCAGCAATACTTCCACCACTCGGAAGCCGATCCGTTGGCGCGCTGGGGACCGGCACGCCAAACGCATCCGGGGGAATGGGACGATGCCGTGCGCGAGGCGGAAGCCGCAGGTGTTGAAATAACATTTCGTTCCGGCGGACTTGCCTACGGGCCGAGCCCCTCACCTGGCCGCCCTGGTGTGCTGATTCTCGATCCGGACGCGTCCTACGGCGCGTTGTTGCACGAGATGCAACACATGCGCGACGACCAGGCTGCCGGATGGGCCGGCATGCGAGGCTGGTTCGAAGATCCGCATGTTCGGTACGCCAACGAGGTGCATGCCTACGAGCAGGAAATCCGTTACGCCGAGTCGATCGGTGACCAGGACTCGGTCTCGAAGCTCAAGGATCTTGTTCACGAGGAGTACCGAAAAATCTTCGGGGAGGAACCATGA
- a CDS encoding cytosine permease: MSTYNARTAAEDSLEDYAFRYVPRTFRRWSAASVGATALGSIAFLADFSIGASIGIDHGTPNAVLGIVFASVIIVIVGVPVAYYAARYNLDLDLIARGSGFGYYGSILTTVVFAGFTCIFFALEGAIMAQGLQLATGLPLWLGYLISTVVVIPIVIYGMRALERLQFWTTPLWLALALLPLLWIVVSDPEAVSAFTTFTGNSDGSISFGAVVSSAAVCFALTPQLAEQIDYIRAMPPRTPSNARSWWTSFAFAGPGWVIFSGTKQVIGVFLAVYLLVKVEPALGHQATEPVKQFVVMYQTLVPDWLAIVLALVLVVVAQVKINVTNAYSGSLAWSNVFTRVTKHYPGRTIFVLFNLVIAYVLMMLDVFTLISFVLSLYANVVMAWLVTIATDIAINKWVLRISPRFPEFRRGMLHDWNPVGLVSVGLASTLSLLAFAGLLGAAVKPFSVLIAIGVAFVATPVTALATRGRYYLRRRSDGIDSPRFDEDGNPSGERLRCHVTGYTFERPDMLASAERGPHGEVQYVSSLALALDDSDRYVLPPEVTGPPRWAAARRASQRRGEK, translated from the coding sequence GTGTCGACGTACAACGCGCGCACGGCCGCAGAGGACAGCCTGGAGGACTACGCCTTCCGTTATGTACCGCGCACCTTCCGGCGCTGGAGCGCGGCCTCCGTCGGCGCGACAGCCCTCGGGTCCATCGCGTTCCTCGCCGACTTCTCGATCGGCGCGAGCATCGGCATCGACCACGGCACCCCCAACGCCGTGCTCGGCATCGTGTTCGCGTCGGTCATCATCGTCATCGTCGGCGTGCCCGTCGCCTACTACGCCGCCCGCTACAACCTCGACCTCGACCTCATCGCTCGCGGCTCGGGATTCGGCTACTACGGCTCCATCCTCACGACCGTGGTCTTCGCGGGCTTCACCTGCATCTTCTTCGCCCTGGAGGGCGCCATCATGGCGCAGGGGCTGCAACTGGCGACGGGGTTGCCGCTGTGGCTCGGCTATCTCATCTCGACCGTCGTCGTGATCCCGATCGTCATCTACGGCATGCGTGCGCTGGAGCGCCTGCAGTTCTGGACCACGCCCCTGTGGCTGGCCCTCGCCCTGCTGCCGCTGCTCTGGATCGTCGTCTCCGACCCCGAGGCGGTGAGCGCCTTCACGACGTTCACCGGCAACTCCGACGGCTCGATCAGCTTCGGCGCCGTGGTCTCGAGTGCGGCCGTGTGCTTCGCCCTCACCCCGCAGCTGGCGGAGCAGATCGACTACATCCGCGCCATGCCGCCGCGCACGCCGTCGAACGCCCGCTCGTGGTGGACATCGTTCGCGTTCGCCGGCCCGGGCTGGGTCATCTTCAGCGGCACCAAGCAGGTGATCGGGGTGTTTCTCGCCGTCTACCTCCTCGTGAAGGTCGAACCCGCTCTCGGGCACCAGGCGACCGAACCGGTCAAGCAATTCGTCGTGATGTATCAGACCCTCGTCCCCGACTGGCTCGCGATCGTTCTCGCCCTGGTGCTCGTCGTGGTCGCTCAGGTGAAGATCAACGTGACGAACGCGTACTCGGGCTCGCTCGCATGGTCGAACGTCTTCACCCGGGTAACGAAGCACTACCCGGGTCGTACGATCTTCGTGCTGTTCAATCTCGTGATCGCCTACGTGCTCATGATGTTGGACGTCTTCACCCTCATCTCCTTCGTGCTGAGCCTCTACGCGAACGTCGTCATGGCGTGGCTCGTGACGATCGCCACCGATATCGCGATCAACAAGTGGGTGCTGCGCATCTCGCCACGCTTCCCCGAGTTCCGCCGCGGCATGCTGCACGATTGGAATCCGGTGGGACTCGTGTCGGTGGGGCTCGCCTCGACGCTGTCGCTGCTCGCGTTCGCCGGGCTGCTCGGCGCCGCGGTCAAGCCGTTCTCGGTGCTCATCGCGATCGGCGTCGCGTTCGTGGCCACGCCGGTCACGGCCCTCGCCACGCGGGGGCGCTACTACCTGCGCCGCCGCTCCGACGGCATCGACTCCCCCCGGTTCGACGAGGACGGCAACCCCTCCGGCGAACGGCTCCGCTGCCACGTCACCGGATACACGTTCGAACGGCCGGATATGCTGGCCTCGGCCGAGAGAGGACCGCACGGCGAGGTGCAGTACGTATCGTCGCTGGCGCTCGCGCTCGACGACTCCGATCGCTACGTGCTCCCGCCGGAAGTCACCGGGCCCCCGCGCTGGGCGGCCGCCCGCAGGGCATCCCAACGACGGGGGGAGAAGTGA